A genome region from Salvelinus alpinus chromosome 26, SLU_Salpinus.1, whole genome shotgun sequence includes the following:
- the aste1b gene encoding single-strand DNA endonuclease ASTE1 produces the protein MGVHGLTSYVEGNRGLFQDVRFRDSRLVIDGCSLFFRLYLNHGLDQAHGGDYDAFAALLSTFISALEACNIQPYVVLDGGMDPSDKKLSTLRQRLQSKIQEAESLSRGRHGSVLPLLTRHVFIQVLSQRGVPLVQCPAEADWEIACLANQWGCPVLTNDSDFYIFDLPGGYIPFRFFQWASVSGSPPNHYIPARRYTVSGMCQHFRGMNRELLPLCAVLAGNDYTTEQTYKHIHTLLPQLTTGGKRGGRGGGSQSHIEGLLLWLSSFPGPEEALQEVGRLTGGVERGGGERGRGGRGRGGEKSGLCSVLWSGMQEYHLTPQSRLSTWFSGGSSRSPEGLWAATPCPLPEWLCWAAGSGAMAPLVLDVLELRRVLLIPQVENSRLPSSHCSATAIRQALYGILLANQEQGERGETGWGEGHRVQRQGGQETQVEGQGERGRGGRQWGRRGRGRGQKQGMGQGGAEPSSGSGQGENNFPSAVESDRGMSVFVEEYDRHNLNLRKCQVEPRTPGTRLQLETLCQAPVSVRLGVLYDVLGVKESSLSPLPPHLRLALGVTGFWRREARPFPSLPQVQALLLGMVHGEMARNTHPVQNQNTAAERNLWMKLRLRPGDRRGFDVGVAHSLSQWQACLWSVLSLNQLLCLPLPEPDTAWLFSGSLVHGLVGRLRGGCSPESVLAAAPLSGHIYHSLLAALEDCMPNTLPSSSSGRRKRGRGGGEKGGRRGGAPSSQEINNRFALLMTEEEDEE, from the exons atgggtgTCCATGGTCTGACCAGCTATGTGGAGGGTAACAGGGGCTTGTTCCAGGACGTCAGGTTCAGAGACAGCAGACTTGTGATAGATGGCTGTAGtctgttcttcaggctctatCTAAACCATGGACTGGATCAGGCACACGGAGGGGACTACGATGCCTTCGCTGCCCTACTGTCTACCTTCATCTCTGCACTGGAGGCCTGCAACATACAGCCTTATGTGGTGCTGGATGGCG gcatgGACCCCAGTGATAAGAAGCTGTCCACCCTGAGGCAGCGGCTGCAGAGTAAGATCCAAGAGGCTGAGTCTCTGTCCCGGGGCCGACACGGCTccgtcctccccctcctcacaaGACACGTCTTCatccag GTCCTCTCCCAGCGAGGTGTCCCGTTGGTCCAGTGCCCCGCCGAGGCAGACTGGGAGATTGCCTGCCTGGCCAATCAGTGGGGCTGTCCAGTTCTGACCAATGACAGCGACTTTTACATCTTTGACTTGCCAG GTGGTTATATTCCATTCCGGTTCTTCCAATGGGCCAGTGTTAGCGGTTCCCCTCCAAATCACTACATCCCAGCCAGACGCTACACGGTCAGTGGGATGTGCCAGCACTTCAGGGGAATGAACCGGGAACTTCTGCCGCTGTGTGCTGTCCTGGCAGGGAATGACTACACTACAGAACAAacctacaaacacatacacacactcctccCTCAGCTGACCacaggagggaagaggggaggcagGGGCGGAGGGAGCCAATCCCATATAGAGGGCCTCCTTCTCTGGCTCTCCTCCTTCCCTGGACCTGAGGAGGCTCTGCAGGAGGTGGGGAGACTGACAGGaggagtagaaagaggaggaggagagagagggagaggaggaagggggagaggaggagagaagtccGGCCTGTGTTCTGTGCTCTGGTCAGGCATGCAAGAGTACCATCTGACTCCTCAGAGCCGTCTCTCTACCTGGTTCTCTGGAGGCTCATCCAGGTCGCCAGAGGGGCTGTGGGCTGCTACTCCCTGCCCGCTGCCAGAGTGGCTGTGCTGGGCCGCAGGGAGCGGGGCGATGGCCCCCCTGGTGCTGGATGTCCTGGAGCTCAGGAGGGTGCTGCTCATCCCTCAGGTGGAAAACAGCCGACTACCCAGCAGCCACTGCAGTGCCACGGCCATACGACAGGCCCTCTACGGGATCCTACTGGCCAATCAGGAGCAGGGCGAGAGGGGAGAGACGGGGTGGGGAGAGGGTCACAGGGTCCAGAGACAAGGTGGACAGGAGACCCAGGtagagggacagggagaaagggggaggggaggaaggcagtgggggaggaggggaaggggcagaggtcAGAAACAGGGTATGGGTCAGGGGGGTGCAGAGCCTTCCTCAGGCAGTGGTCAGGGTGAGAACAACTTCCCTAGCGCTGTGGAGAGTGACAGaggtatgagtgtgtttgtggaGGAGTACGACAGACACAATCTGAACCTGAGGAAGTGCCAGGTGGAGCCACGGACCCCTGGAACCAGGCTACAACTTGAGACACTCTGCCAG GCTCCTGTGTCAGTGCGGCTGGGAGTACTGTATGATGTTCTGGGGGTGAAGGagtcctctctgtcccccctaccTCCTCACCTTAGGCTGGCCCTTGGAGTGACTGGGTTCTGGAGGAGAGAGGCCAGACCTTTTCCCTCTCTACCCCAGGTACAGGCTCTGCTGCTGGGCATGGTCCATGGAGAGATGGCCCGGAACACTCATCCTGTACAGAACCAGAACACAG CCGCCGAACGGAACCTGTGGATGAAGCTTCGCCTGCGGCCAGGAGACAGGCGGGGTTTCGATGTGGGCGTGGCTCATTCCCTCAGCCAATGGCAGGCCTGCCTGTGGAGTGTGCTCAGTCTGAACCAGCTACTGTGTCTGCCCCTGCCTGAACCAGACACAGCATG GTTATTCAGTGGTAGTCTGGTCCATGGTTTGGTTGGCCGTCTGAGAGGGGGTTGTTCTCCTGAGTCTGTTCTGGCTGCAGCTCCTCTCTCTGGGCATATCTACCACTCCCTACTGGCTGCTCTGGAGGACTGCATGCCAAATACACTACCCTCATCATcatcagggaggaggaagaggggaagaggaggaggagagaaaggagggagaaggggaggagccCCTTCCTCCCAGGAGATTAACAACAGGTTTGCTCTGCTGAtgactgaggaagaggatgaagagTGA
- the LOC139555046 gene encoding uncharacterized protein, translated as MSVLFCCRCVFPSEDTDERQPLLHPKLPESEKPVSARQPRPAPTVSRSGQLVPKRVGVKDLDQRFSDVTETFNQQHESYNVMKERVISLRRTYNCNNDSTLTLTECVRKIKEEYEDSYRVTVVIKGYDFSLSVVPLRSVDEGEKSLPRLLRLAQDELRGFSQGAIAIVAAGTKLQVLIDWLLSRGERMAEQVREVAPTHQDHCRLEENLIETMQEVRRVRELSLGYCLQAREIQTEAAQIAGLA; from the exons ATGTCTGTGCTATTTTGTTGCCGCTGTGTTTTTCCTTCCGAAGACACCGACGAG AGACAGCCTCTACTGCACCCCAAGCTTCCAGAATCAGAGAAGCCAGTGTCGGCCAGACAGCCTCGACCAGCACCCACAG tgagtCGGAGTGGTCAGTTGGTCCCGAAGCGTGTGGGTGTGAAGGACTTGGACCAGCGGTTCTCTGATGTGACCGAGACGTTCAACCAACAACATGAGAGCTATAATGTCATGAAGGAACGCGTCATATCTCTTCGCCGCACTTACAACTGTAACAACGACAGCACCCTGACTCTGACCGAGTGTGTGAGGAAGATCAAGGAGGAGTACG agGACAGCTACAGGGTAACCGTGGTGATAAAGGGgtatgacttctctctctctgtggttccGCTGAGGTCTGTGGATGAGGGAGAGAAGTCTCTACCTCGCCTACTCCGGTTGGCTCAGGATGAGCTCAGGGGCTTTTCCCAGGGCGCCATAGCAATAGTCGCTGCCGGGACCAAGCTCCAGGTGCTGATAGACTGGCTGCTTAGTCGGGGGGAGCGAATGGCGGAGCAGGTCAGGGAGGTGGCACCAACTCATCAGGACCACTGTAGGCTGGAGGAGAACCTGATTGAGACCATGCAGGAAGTGAGAAGGGTGAGGGAGCTTTCGCTAGGGTACTGCCTGCAGGCTAGAGAGATCCAAACTGAGGCCGCACAGATAGCAGGGCTGGCCTGA
- the klhl7 gene encoding kelch-like protein 7 isoform X2 translates to MASTSMASAAVTGDKPPGSGSKKKNEKKFASKEESRFLSSIMGVMNNLRKQGTLCDVILVVQGKHIPAHRVVLAAASHFFSLMFTTSMMESTSHEVELRSAEPEIIELLVEFVYTARISVNSSNVQSLLDAANQYQIEPVKKMCVDFLKEQVDATNCLGISALAECLDCPELKLSADDFIHQHFTEVYKLDEFLQLNVTQLTQLLHQDTLTVRAEDQIYESAVRWLKYDVCNRQSHMVEVLGCVRFPLVSKAFLSKTVQAEPLIQDNPECLKMVISGMRYHLLCPEDREELGENSRPRRKKHDYRVALFGGSQPQSCRYFNPKDYSWSDIRCPFEKRRDATAVFWDNVVYILGGSQLFPIKRMDCYNVLKDSWYSKLGPPTPRDSLAACASQGKIYTSGGSEVGSSALNLFECYDTRCESWQTKASMLMPRCSHGSVEANGLIYVCGGSLGNNVSGRVLSNCEVYDSVKEEWRELSGMREARKNHGLVFVNNRIYAVGGMNGLGG, encoded by the exons ATGGCCAGCACCAGCATGGCTTCTGCAGCTGTAACAGGAGACAAACCCCCAGGTTCGGGTTCTAAGAAGAAGAATGAAAAGAAGTTTGCTTCCAAAGAGGAGTCCAGATTCCTGTCCAGTATCATGGGCGTCATGAACAACCTAAGGAAAcag GGTACCCTATGTGATGTGATCTTGGTGGTTCAGGGGAAACATATTCCTGCTCACAGAGTGGTTTTAGCTGCAGCCAGCCACTTCTTCAGCCTCATGTTTACTA cCAGCATGATGGAGTCTACCAGTCACGAGGTGGAGTTGAGGAGTGCTGAGCCTGAGATCATAGAACTGTTGGTGGAGTTTGTCTACACCGCTCG tatcTCAGTGAACAGCAGTAATGTCCAGTCTTTGCTGGATGCAGCCAACCAGTACCAGATAGAACCTGTGAAGAAGATGTGTGTTGACTTCCTAAAAGAGCAAGTCGATGCAACCAACTGTCTGG gCATCTCTGCTCTAGCGGAGTGTTTGGACTGTCCAGAATTGAAGCTGTCAGCGGATGACTTCATCCATCAACACTTCACTGAGGTCTATAAATTGGATGAATTCCTCCAACTGAACGTCACCCAGCTCACACAGCTACTGCACCAAGACACACTCACTGTCCGGGCCGAggaccag atcTATGAGTCTGCGGTGCGGTGGCTGAAGTATGATGTGTGTAACAGACAGAGTCACATGGTGGAGGTGTTGGGCTGTGTTCGCTTCCCTCTGGTGTCCAAAGCCTTCCTCTCTAAGACCGTCCAGGCTGAACCCCTCATACAGGACAACCCAGAGTGTCTCAAGATGGTCATCA GTGGGATGCGGTACCACCTGTTGTGCCCAGAGGATCGTGAGGAGTTGGGAGAGAACAGTCGCCCGCGGCGTAAGAAACACGACTACAGGGTTGCTCTGTTTGGAGGCTCGCAACCACAGTCCTGCAGATACTTCAACCCTaag GACTACAGCTGGTCAGACATTCGTTGTCCGTTTGAGAAGCGTCGTGATGCCACGGCAGTGTTCTGGGATAATGTTGTTTACATCCTGGGAGGATCTCAGCTGTTCCCCATCAAGAGGATGGACTGTTACAACGTACTGAAGGACAGCTGGTACTCCAAACTAG GCCCCCCTACACCACGGGACAGTCTGGCTGCTTGCGCCTCTCAGGGCAAGATCTACACCTCTGGAGGGTCGGAAGTAG GCAGCTCAGCGTTGAACCTGTTTGAGTGTTATGACACGCGGTGTGAGTCATGGCAGACCAAAGCCAGTATGTTGATGCCTCGCTGTAGCCACGGCAGCGTGGAGGCCAATGGGCTCATCTACGTCTGCGGAGGGTCCCTAGGCAACAACGTCTCTGGGAGGGTCCTCAGCAACTGTGAGGTCTATGACTCCGTTAAGGAGGA atGGAGGGAGCTGAGTGGGATGAGGGAAGCCAGGAAGAACCACGGTCTGGTGTTTGTCAACAACAGAATCTATGCTGTGGGAGGAATGAACGGACTGG gtgggtga
- the klhl7 gene encoding kelch-like protein 7 isoform X1, producing MASTSMASAAVTGDKPPGSGSKKKNEKKFASKEESRFLSSIMGVMNNLRKQGTLCDVILVVQGKHIPAHRVVLAAASHFFSLMFTTSMMESTSHEVELRSAEPEIIELLVEFVYTARISVNSSNVQSLLDAANQYQIEPVKKMCVDFLKEQVDATNCLGISALAECLDCPELKLSADDFIHQHFTEVYKLDEFLQLNVTQLTQLLHQDTLTVRAEDQIYESAVRWLKYDVCNRQSHMVEVLGCVRFPLVSKAFLSKTVQAEPLIQDNPECLKMVISGMRYHLLCPEDREELGENSRPRRKKHDYRVALFGGSQPQSCRYFNPKDYSWSDIRCPFEKRRDATAVFWDNVVYILGGSQLFPIKRMDCYNVLKDSWYSKLGPPTPRDSLAACASQGKIYTSGGSEVGSSALNLFECYDTRCESWQTKASMLMPRCSHGSVEANGLIYVCGGSLGNNVSGRVLSNCEVYDSVKEEWRELSGMREARKNHGLVFVNNRIYAVGGMNGLGGLDSVEYYDIGRNEWHVAAAMPWRGMNVRCAAVSGVIYVLAGFQGVGRLGHILEYHTDTDRWVTCSKVRAFPVTSCLICVVDTCGAKEEETESTHTHTVPPSSSTA from the exons ATGGCCAGCACCAGCATGGCTTCTGCAGCTGTAACAGGAGACAAACCCCCAGGTTCGGGTTCTAAGAAGAAGAATGAAAAGAAGTTTGCTTCCAAAGAGGAGTCCAGATTCCTGTCCAGTATCATGGGCGTCATGAACAACCTAAGGAAAcag GGTACCCTATGTGATGTGATCTTGGTGGTTCAGGGGAAACATATTCCTGCTCACAGAGTGGTTTTAGCTGCAGCCAGCCACTTCTTCAGCCTCATGTTTACTA cCAGCATGATGGAGTCTACCAGTCACGAGGTGGAGTTGAGGAGTGCTGAGCCTGAGATCATAGAACTGTTGGTGGAGTTTGTCTACACCGCTCG tatcTCAGTGAACAGCAGTAATGTCCAGTCTTTGCTGGATGCAGCCAACCAGTACCAGATAGAACCTGTGAAGAAGATGTGTGTTGACTTCCTAAAAGAGCAAGTCGATGCAACCAACTGTCTGG gCATCTCTGCTCTAGCGGAGTGTTTGGACTGTCCAGAATTGAAGCTGTCAGCGGATGACTTCATCCATCAACACTTCACTGAGGTCTATAAATTGGATGAATTCCTCCAACTGAACGTCACCCAGCTCACACAGCTACTGCACCAAGACACACTCACTGTCCGGGCCGAggaccag atcTATGAGTCTGCGGTGCGGTGGCTGAAGTATGATGTGTGTAACAGACAGAGTCACATGGTGGAGGTGTTGGGCTGTGTTCGCTTCCCTCTGGTGTCCAAAGCCTTCCTCTCTAAGACCGTCCAGGCTGAACCCCTCATACAGGACAACCCAGAGTGTCTCAAGATGGTCATCA GTGGGATGCGGTACCACCTGTTGTGCCCAGAGGATCGTGAGGAGTTGGGAGAGAACAGTCGCCCGCGGCGTAAGAAACACGACTACAGGGTTGCTCTGTTTGGAGGCTCGCAACCACAGTCCTGCAGATACTTCAACCCTaag GACTACAGCTGGTCAGACATTCGTTGTCCGTTTGAGAAGCGTCGTGATGCCACGGCAGTGTTCTGGGATAATGTTGTTTACATCCTGGGAGGATCTCAGCTGTTCCCCATCAAGAGGATGGACTGTTACAACGTACTGAAGGACAGCTGGTACTCCAAACTAG GCCCCCCTACACCACGGGACAGTCTGGCTGCTTGCGCCTCTCAGGGCAAGATCTACACCTCTGGAGGGTCGGAAGTAG GCAGCTCAGCGTTGAACCTGTTTGAGTGTTATGACACGCGGTGTGAGTCATGGCAGACCAAAGCCAGTATGTTGATGCCTCGCTGTAGCCACGGCAGCGTGGAGGCCAATGGGCTCATCTACGTCTGCGGAGGGTCCCTAGGCAACAACGTCTCTGGGAGGGTCCTCAGCAACTGTGAGGTCTATGACTCCGTTAAGGAGGA atGGAGGGAGCTGAGTGGGATGAGGGAAGCCAGGAAGAACCACGGTCTGGTGTTTGTCAACAACAGAATCTATGCTGTGGGAGGAATGAACGGACTGG GTGGGCTGGACTCGGTGGAGTACTATGACATCGGCAGGAATGAGTGGCACGTTGCCGCGGCGATGCCGTGGCGTGGGATGAACGTGAGGTGTGCTGCAGTCAGCGGAGTGATTTACGTACTGGCAGGTTTCCAGGGTGTCGGACGACTAGGACACATCCTGGAGTACCACACTGACActgacag gtgggtgaCGTGCAGTAAGGTGAGAGCGTTCCCCGTCACCAGCTGTCTGATCTGTGTGGTGGACACCTGTGGGGCCAAGGAAGAGGAGACTGagtcaacacacactcacacagtaccCCCATCATCATCCACAGCATAA
- the LOC139555054 gene encoding putative nuclease HARBI1: MSSSPSLATEDSVTSKRSSIGLQMVCNADCVISNVVAKWPGSVHDSRIFRASEIYQCLSQGEFSGVLLGDRGYGCQPFLLTPFTDPQEAQQAYNHAHARTRARVEMTFGLLKARFHCLHKLRVSPVRACDITVACAVLHNVACLRKERAPRVPPAMDWDNPAIFPDDDSGRLLRDQYVLNYFS; the protein is encoded by the exons atgtcttcatctccttccctggccacagaagactctgtgacatcaaagaggagttctataggattgcag atggtctgcaatgctgactgtgtgatcagcaatgttgtggcaaaatggcctggctcagtccatgactccagaatctttcgggcctctgaaatctatcagtgcctatcacaag gtgaattctctggtgtgttgctgggagacagggggtatggctgccagccttttctcctgacacctttcacagacccccaggaagcacagcaggcctacaaccatgcccatgccaggaccagggccagagttgaaatgacctttggcctcctgaaggcacgctttcactgccttcacaaattaagggtcagccctgttagggcatgtgatattactgtggcttgtgctgtcctccacaatgtggcctgcctgaggaaggagagggcccccagagtgccaccagccatggactgggacaatccggcaatcttccctgatgacgacagtggtcggctgctgagggaccaatatgtgttgaattattttagttag